Proteins from a genomic interval of Geodermatophilus obscurus DSM 43160:
- a CDS encoding DUF488 family protein — translation MPLLTVGHGPEDRTRLGARLTGAGVGLVVDVRRFPGSRSNPDVRRDALAGWLPAAGVGYRWDGRLGGRRRLPPDQPVADGWWTVAQFAAYAAHTRTPEFAAALDEVLAEAATATVAVMCSESVWWRCHRRIVADVAVLGRGVPVHHLMPDGRLAEHRPSEGAVLGEDGLVHWPARSAHSRPSAP, via the coding sequence GTGCCGCTGCTGACCGTGGGCCACGGACCCGAGGACCGCACCCGCCTCGGCGCCCGGCTGACGGGGGCGGGGGTCGGGCTGGTCGTCGACGTCCGCCGGTTCCCGGGCAGCCGCAGCAACCCCGACGTCCGGCGGGACGCGCTCGCCGGCTGGCTGCCCGCGGCCGGCGTCGGCTACCGGTGGGACGGGCGGCTGGGCGGGCGGCGCCGGCTGCCGCCGGACCAGCCGGTGGCCGACGGCTGGTGGACCGTCGCCCAGTTCGCTGCGTACGCCGCGCACACCCGGACGCCGGAGTTCGCCGCCGCGCTCGACGAGGTCCTGGCCGAGGCCGCGACGGCGACCGTGGCGGTGATGTGCAGCGAGAGCGTGTGGTGGCGCTGCCACCGGCGGATCGTCGCCGACGTCGCCGTCCTCGGTCGTGGCGTACCGGTGCACCACCTCATGCCCGACGGCCGGCTCGCCGAGCACCGCCCCTCCGAGGGCGCGGTGCTCGGCGAGGACGGCCTCGTCCACTGGCCGGCGAGATCTGCACACTCGCGGCCTTCAGCCCCCTGA
- a CDS encoding class I SAM-dependent methyltransferase, with product MAAPQRVPPVDRPRPVFSRLYARISEGMDAEGLAALRTELLAPLSGTVVEVGCGNGRNFARYPDAVTRVTAVEPEPHLRALATRAAAAAPVLVTVVPGTAEALPVPDATADAAVLCLVLCSLPDRDTALAEIARVLRPGGTLAFLEHGLGPTRRVRAVQRLADATLWPLLAGGCHTAVDPVGLVERAGFAVTALRRLRFPDSRVTLPATPHVLGLARRPG from the coding sequence ATGGCCGCACCCCAGCGCGTCCCGCCGGTGGACCGTCCCCGTCCGGTCTTCAGCCGCCTGTACGCGCGGATCAGCGAGGGGATGGACGCCGAGGGCCTCGCCGCGCTGCGCACCGAGCTGCTGGCGCCGCTCTCCGGGACGGTGGTCGAGGTGGGCTGCGGCAACGGCCGCAACTTCGCGCGCTACCCGGACGCGGTGACCCGGGTGACCGCGGTCGAGCCCGAACCGCACCTCCGGGCCCTGGCGACCCGAGCGGCCGCCGCGGCGCCCGTGCTGGTCACCGTGGTCCCCGGGACGGCGGAGGCGCTGCCGGTGCCTGACGCCACTGCCGACGCCGCGGTGCTGTGCCTGGTGCTGTGCTCGCTGCCCGACCGCGACACGGCGCTCGCCGAGATCGCCCGCGTGCTGCGCCCCGGGGGGACCCTCGCCTTCCTCGAGCACGGCCTCGGCCCGACCCGGCGGGTGCGTGCGGTGCAGCGCCTCGCCGACGCGACGCTGTGGCCGCTGCTGGCCGGTGGCTGCCACACCGCCGTCGACCCGGTCGGCCTCGTCGAGCGGGCCGGCTTCGCGGTCACGGCCCTGCGCCGGCTGCGGTTCCCCGACTCCCGCGTCACCCTGCCGGCCACGCCGCACGTGCTCGGCCTCGCCCGCCGGCCCGGCTGA
- a CDS encoding MFS transporter, translating into MARGTTEGRTSLWRLPAMRALVGATVLGFTSFSLTLASLPTLAVARGAAVDTAGVVTAVFLVVTVAGQSAVPAATARFGAGPVLAAGLVALGAPSPLYAVDGGLLWLSAVSAVRGAGFAVLTVLGATLAARVAPAARRGESIGIYGLAIAVPNLVAVPAGVALVLDGQVTWLAWLAASPVLALPLVPGVVRGARTERPAGTSSSRAAVRAALPPSAVLLVVTLAGGGLVTFLPIERPDGVLATATLLVFGITAAAGRWRAGVLADRTGTRLLLPLALLASAAGLAAVALGLGAGAGWVLAGAAVFGAGYGAVQNLTLLTAFARAGEGGATAASAMWNASFDAGTAVGALVLGLVAAGVGLPWTYVLVSGVLLLALPLARTATRP; encoded by the coding sequence GTGGCCCGGGGGACGACGGAGGGGCGGACGTCGCTGTGGCGGCTGCCGGCGATGCGGGCGCTGGTCGGCGCGACGGTGCTCGGCTTCACCAGCTTCAGCCTGACCCTGGCCTCGCTGCCCACCCTCGCGGTCGCCCGGGGCGCGGCGGTCGACACGGCGGGCGTGGTGACCGCCGTCTTCCTCGTCGTCACCGTCGCCGGGCAGTCGGCGGTGCCGGCGGCGACGGCCCGCTTCGGCGCAGGGCCGGTGCTCGCCGCGGGGCTCGTGGCCCTCGGCGCCCCCTCGCCGCTCTACGCGGTCGACGGCGGGCTGCTGTGGCTGTCGGCCGTCTCCGCGGTCCGCGGCGCCGGGTTCGCGGTGCTCACGGTGCTGGGGGCGACGCTGGCCGCGCGGGTCGCCCCGGCCGCGCGGCGAGGCGAGTCGATCGGCATCTACGGGTTGGCGATCGCGGTGCCCAACCTGGTCGCCGTCCCCGCCGGGGTCGCGCTGGTGCTCGACGGTCAGGTCACCTGGCTGGCCTGGCTGGCCGCCTCGCCGGTGCTCGCGCTGCCGCTGGTGCCCGGCGTGGTCCGCGGGGCGCGCACCGAGCGGCCGGCCGGGACGTCGTCCTCCCGCGCCGCGGTGCGGGCCGCGCTGCCGCCGTCGGCGGTGCTGCTCGTGGTCACCCTCGCCGGCGGCGGGCTGGTGACCTTCCTGCCGATCGAGCGGCCCGACGGCGTCCTGGCGACGGCGACGCTGCTGGTCTTCGGGATCACCGCGGCGGCCGGCCGCTGGCGGGCCGGCGTGCTCGCCGACCGGACGGGCACCCGGCTGCTGCTGCCGCTGGCCCTGCTCGCCTCGGCGGCCGGGCTCGCCGCCGTCGCGCTCGGGCTGGGCGCCGGCGCCGGCTGGGTCCTCGCCGGTGCCGCCGTCTTCGGCGCGGGCTACGGAGCGGTGCAGAACCTGACGCTGCTGACCGCCTTCGCCCGCGCCGGTGAGGGCGGGGCCACCGCCGCCAGCGCGATGTGGAACGCCTCGTTCGACGCCGGGACCGCCGTCGGCGCCCTGGTGCTCGGGCTGGTGGCGGCGGGGGTCGGTCTGCCGTGGACCTACGTGCTGGTCTCCGGGGTGCTGCTGCTCGCCCTGCCGCTGGCGCGGACGGCGACGCGACCGTAG
- a CDS encoding ABC transporter permease subunit: MSTVGTHAWTRVETAAAPGATAALRAELVKFWTVRSTPWSLTAMFLLGTGLTTLVCALSAEALARGDVGEPVGAFVTWGLMFAQVTAVVLGALVVTSEYGTGMIRATLAATPRRGAVLAAKAAVLASTLFVAGTLTALAGYLGGNWFLDREGIGLALTDDGVLRSMVGSGLYLAGLGLFAAGVGLLVRHTAAALAIVLGLVFVVGNLVMVLPGAWGEWATRLMPGNAGSAVATPESFNPLLLDPWVGFAVFAAEVAVVLAVAAAVFTRRDA, from the coding sequence GTGAGCACCGTGGGCACGCACGCCTGGACCCGGGTGGAGACCGCGGCGGCGCCCGGTGCCACGGCCGCGCTGCGGGCCGAGTTGGTCAAGTTCTGGACCGTCCGCTCGACCCCATGGTCGCTCACGGCGATGTTCCTGCTGGGTACCGGCCTCACCACCCTGGTGTGCGCCCTGAGCGCGGAGGCCCTGGCACGCGGGGACGTCGGCGAGCCGGTGGGCGCCTTCGTCACCTGGGGGCTGATGTTCGCGCAGGTCACCGCCGTCGTCCTCGGGGCGCTGGTGGTCACCAGCGAGTACGGGACCGGGATGATCCGCGCGACGCTCGCGGCCACCCCGCGGCGCGGCGCGGTGCTGGCGGCCAAGGCCGCGGTGCTCGCCTCGACGCTGTTCGTCGCCGGCACGCTGACCGCGCTGGCCGGCTACCTCGGCGGCAACTGGTTCCTCGACCGCGAGGGCATCGGCCTGGCGCTCACTGACGACGGCGTGCTGCGGTCGATGGTGGGCAGCGGCCTCTACCTGGCCGGGCTCGGGCTGTTCGCCGCGGGCGTGGGCCTGCTGGTGCGGCACACCGCGGCCGCGCTGGCGATCGTGCTGGGCCTGGTGTTCGTCGTCGGCAACCTGGTGATGGTGCTGCCCGGCGCCTGGGGCGAGTGGGCGACCAGGCTGATGCCGGGCAACGCCGGCTCGGCCGTCGCGACGCCGGAGTCGTTCAACCCGCTGCTGCTGGACCCCTGGGTGGGCTTCGCGGTGTTCGCCGCCGAGGTCGCCGTCGTGCTCGCGGTCGCCGCTGCGGTGTTCACCCGCCGCGACGCGTGA
- a CDS encoding ABC transporter ATP-binding protein has product MITAHRLTKTYGDRTAVDGISFTVEPGRVTGFLGPNGAGKSTTMRMVLGLDRPTSGSVTVDGRRYADHPAPLREVGALLEARALHPGRSARDHLRWLAASNGIPRARVDEVLDLVGITAVADQRVGRFSLGMGQRLGIAAALIGDPPVVVLDEPVNGLDPEGIRWVRTLARDLATEGRTVFVSSHLMSEMALTADHLVVIGRGRVLADCSTAEFVAQHAASHVRVRSPQHDEVATLLRHQGLDVAAHGGELRVRGLDPAGVGELVGRSGLLLHELTLVRSSLEDAFMTLTADSVEYAGASR; this is encoded by the coding sequence ATGATCACCGCGCACCGGCTCACCAAGACCTACGGCGATCGCACCGCCGTCGACGGCATCAGCTTCACCGTCGAGCCCGGCCGGGTGACCGGCTTCCTCGGTCCGAACGGCGCGGGCAAGTCCACGACGATGCGGATGGTGCTCGGGCTGGACCGGCCCACCTCCGGCAGCGTCACCGTCGACGGCCGCCGCTACGCCGACCACCCCGCCCCGCTGCGCGAGGTGGGTGCGCTGCTCGAGGCCCGCGCCCTGCACCCGGGCCGCTCGGCGCGCGACCACCTGCGCTGGCTGGCGGCCAGCAACGGCATCCCGCGGGCCCGCGTCGACGAGGTGCTCGACCTGGTCGGGATCACCGCGGTCGCCGACCAGCGGGTCGGCCGGTTCTCCCTCGGCATGGGCCAGCGGCTGGGCATCGCGGCCGCGCTGATCGGCGACCCGCCGGTCGTCGTCCTCGACGAGCCGGTCAACGGGCTGGACCCCGAGGGCATCCGCTGGGTGCGCACCCTCGCCCGGGACCTCGCCACCGAGGGCCGCACGGTGTTCGTCTCCAGCCACCTGATGTCGGAGATGGCGCTGACCGCCGACCACCTCGTGGTCATCGGCCGCGGACGGGTGCTGGCCGACTGCTCCACCGCGGAGTTCGTCGCCCAGCACGCCGCCTCCCACGTGCGGGTCCGCAGCCCGCAGCACGACGAGGTCGCCACCCTGCTGCGCCACCAGGGCCTGGACGTCGCCGCGCACGGCGGGGAGCTGCGCGTGCGGGGCCTGGACCCGGCCGGCGTCGGTGAGCTGGTCGGCCGGTCCGGCCTGCTGCTGCACGAGCTGACCCTGGTGCGCTCCTCCCTCGAGGACGCCTTCATGACCCTGACCGCCGACAGCGTCGAGTACGCAGGAGCCTCCCGGTGA
- a CDS encoding NAD(P)-binding domain-containing protein: MSRDVEVVVIGAGQAGLSAAHHLARQGFAPGTGFVVLDGETRAGGAWQHRWSSLTLARTHHVHDLPGLPFPPAEDDVPAAAAVPAYFADYERHFGLPVHRPVRVRAVRRTRDGRFRVETSDGDWTAAAVVNATGTWTRPFVPRYPGQELFRGRQLTPVDYRGAAEFAGQSVVVVGGGASAVQLLGEIAEVADTTWVTRRPPVWREEPFGPDEGRAAVALVEDAVREGRSPGSVVGVTGLVVTPWVRAARERGVLDRLPVFDRLTPDGVAWDDGRSVRADAVLWATGFRAALGHLAPLGLRGPGGGIRMEGTHVAGEPRVHLVGYGPSASTVGANRAGREAAVALRRLLHPEAALPRSAA; this comes from the coding sequence GTGAGCAGGGACGTCGAGGTCGTCGTCATCGGCGCCGGGCAGGCCGGGCTGAGCGCCGCGCACCACCTGGCGCGGCAGGGGTTCGCACCCGGCACGGGCTTCGTCGTCCTCGACGGCGAGACCCGTGCCGGCGGCGCGTGGCAGCACCGCTGGTCGTCGCTGACGCTGGCCCGCACCCACCACGTGCACGACCTGCCCGGCCTGCCGTTCCCGCCGGCGGAGGACGACGTCCCCGCGGCAGCGGCGGTCCCCGCCTACTTCGCCGACTACGAGCGGCACTTCGGGCTGCCCGTGCACCGGCCGGTCCGGGTGCGTGCGGTCCGGCGGACCCGCGACGGCCGGTTCCGCGTCGAGACCTCGGACGGCGACTGGACCGCCGCTGCCGTCGTCAACGCCACCGGCACCTGGACCCGGCCGTTCGTGCCCCGCTACCCCGGGCAGGAGCTCTTCCGGGGCCGCCAGCTGACCCCGGTCGACTACCGGGGTGCCGCGGAGTTCGCCGGGCAGTCGGTGGTCGTGGTGGGCGGCGGGGCCTCGGCGGTGCAGCTGCTCGGGGAGATCGCCGAGGTCGCCGACACGACCTGGGTGACCCGGCGCCCGCCGGTCTGGCGCGAGGAGCCGTTCGGGCCGGACGAGGGCCGGGCGGCGGTCGCGCTGGTGGAGGACGCCGTCCGCGAGGGCCGGTCCCCGGGCAGCGTCGTCGGGGTCACCGGGCTGGTCGTCACCCCGTGGGTGCGGGCGGCCCGCGAGCGCGGGGTCCTCGACCGGCTGCCGGTGTTCGACCGCCTCACCCCCGACGGTGTCGCGTGGGACGACGGCCGGTCCGTCCGCGCCGACGCCGTCCTGTGGGCCACCGGCTTCCGGGCGGCGCTGGGCCACCTGGCGCCGCTGGGCCTGCGCGGGCCGGGTGGCGGCATCCGGATGGAGGGCACGCACGTGGCCGGCGAGCCGCGGGTGCACCTGGTCGGCTACGGCCCCTCGGCGAGCACGGTCGGCGCCAACCGGGCCGGCCGCGAGGCCGCGGTGGCGCTGCGCCGGCTGCTGCACCCGGAGGCGGCGCTCCCCCGCTCGGCCGCCTGA
- a CDS encoding TetR/AcrR family transcriptional regulator: MDASRDAAIASAVLEVLGRTGYAGLTMDAVALAAGVGKATIYRRWSSKAELLLSVMDVVGAPVLEVPDTGGLRGDLVALLSEVVELFGGPSGRALRSLLGAVIDDPVLQEGCRRPPLARWDAAWAAVLARAVERGEVPAGVGRSIAAEVGPAVLALRWLVTGRPMDGTVVLDLIDRVLLPLLQRP, from the coding sequence TTGGACGCGTCCCGCGACGCGGCGATCGCGTCGGCGGTGCTGGAGGTGCTGGGCCGGACCGGTTACGCCGGCCTGACGATGGACGCCGTCGCCCTGGCGGCCGGGGTCGGCAAGGCGACGATCTACCGGCGCTGGTCGAGCAAGGCCGAGCTGCTGCTCAGCGTGATGGACGTCGTGGGCGCCCCGGTGCTGGAGGTCCCGGACACCGGCGGCCTGCGCGGTGACCTGGTCGCCCTCCTGAGCGAGGTCGTGGAGCTCTTCGGCGGCCCCTCCGGACGGGCGCTGCGCAGCCTGCTCGGCGCCGTCATCGACGACCCGGTGCTGCAGGAGGGTTGCCGCCGCCCGCCGCTGGCCCGCTGGGACGCGGCCTGGGCGGCCGTGCTGGCCCGGGCGGTCGAGCGCGGCGAGGTCCCCGCCGGCGTCGGCCGGTCGATCGCGGCGGAGGTCGGCCCGGCGGTGCTCGCGCTGCGCTGGCTGGTCACCGGGCGGCCGATGGACGGCACCGTCGTGCTCGACCTGATCGACCGAGTGCTACTGCCGCTGTTGCAGCGTCCGTAG
- a CDS encoding DUF6394 family protein translates to MNLEKVVFGFFVLLAATLNFGFFLGDMRDPDVHNPFELFAAVVVNLIALVLKFGDRTQIGAVHLATSLVASLQLVGAALMYGYAIYVSSAGMTETWTSSVVSLSGGALLANIVSVVLLVVETVSFHRG, encoded by the coding sequence GTGAACCTGGAGAAGGTCGTCTTCGGGTTCTTCGTCCTGCTCGCCGCCACGCTGAACTTCGGCTTCTTCCTCGGCGACATGCGCGACCCCGACGTGCACAACCCGTTCGAGCTCTTCGCCGCGGTGGTGGTGAACCTCATCGCCCTCGTGCTGAAGTTCGGCGACCGCACGCAGATCGGTGCCGTGCACCTCGCGACCAGCCTGGTGGCCAGCCTCCAGCTGGTCGGGGCCGCCCTGATGTACGGCTACGCCATCTACGTCTCGTCGGCCGGCATGACCGAGACATGGACGTCGAGCGTGGTCTCCCTGTCCGGGGGCGCGCTACTGGCCAACATCGTCTCCGTGGTGCTCCTGGTCGTGGAGACGGTGTCGTTCCACCGCGGGTGA
- a CDS encoding potassium channel family protein → MGNPLLTFWARRSKREEEERRARRARLLAAAASANRASETIFLILRRMRAPLIVLIAIFSVSVLGLTLIPGQDDQGRPWDMGFFDAIYVMSYTATTIGFGEIPYPFTYNQRMWLTISIYLTVVGWAYAIGSLLGLLQDRAFRSALALQRFTRRVARLSEPFVLIAGYGRAGELLGHSMDALGRRVVVLDRNDERIDGLELESYHGDVPGLAADARDPGHLGVAGLDHPCCEAVVALTDDDEANLAVVMTTALLRPDIPVIARATTSVMADRMRVFGSPSVVNPFDLFGDHVQLALRAPASFQLLTWLESGPGAPLPPRGAPPRDGRWVVCGYGRLGRELTEDLRAEGIDVTVIDPSPHDDVDDVVVAGGFEADVLAAVGLEKAVGFVAGTDNDITNLSLVETARRVNPDLFLAARQNRPSSAPLFAAMELDALLVPTEEIAHEVYAQLSTPLLWRFLRVMPALGDAWAEALVDRLTALCGQHLQALWKVRLTEREAPALTPWLASGEARLGDLLRNPEDRDEPLHAVPLLLLRGDDATLAPDSDHVLAAGDELLLAGWPAARRALGVTLLVDAVREYVVTGRRVPSSWLWRRVSRTPAAASEDTGPRPTTPTAV, encoded by the coding sequence ATGGGCAACCCCCTGCTGACATTCTGGGCGCGCCGGAGCAAGCGCGAGGAGGAGGAGCGGCGGGCCCGTCGCGCTCGGCTGCTGGCGGCCGCCGCGTCGGCGAACCGGGCGTCCGAGACGATCTTCCTGATCCTACGGCGCATGCGGGCGCCCCTGATCGTGCTGATCGCCATCTTCTCGGTCAGCGTCCTCGGCCTGACCCTGATCCCCGGGCAGGACGACCAGGGCCGGCCCTGGGACATGGGCTTCTTCGACGCCATCTACGTCATGAGCTACACCGCGACGACGATCGGGTTCGGGGAGATCCCGTACCCGTTCACCTACAACCAGCGGATGTGGCTGACCATCTCGATCTACCTCACGGTGGTCGGCTGGGCCTACGCCATCGGCTCGCTGCTCGGCCTGCTGCAGGACCGCGCGTTCCGCTCGGCGCTGGCGCTGCAGCGCTTCACCCGCAGGGTGGCCCGGCTGTCCGAGCCGTTCGTCCTGATCGCAGGCTACGGCCGCGCCGGCGAGCTGCTCGGGCACTCGATGGACGCGCTGGGCCGCCGGGTCGTCGTCCTCGACCGGAACGACGAGCGGATCGACGGTCTGGAGCTCGAGTCGTACCACGGCGACGTCCCCGGGCTCGCCGCCGACGCCCGGGACCCCGGGCACCTCGGGGTCGCGGGGCTGGACCACCCCTGCTGCGAGGCGGTCGTGGCGCTCACCGACGACGACGAGGCCAACCTCGCCGTCGTCATGACGACCGCACTGCTGCGTCCCGACATCCCGGTGATCGCGCGGGCGACGACCAGCGTCATGGCCGACCGCATGCGGGTGTTCGGCTCGCCCAGCGTGGTCAACCCCTTCGACCTGTTCGGCGACCACGTGCAGCTGGCGCTGCGGGCACCGGCGTCCTTCCAGCTGCTGACCTGGCTGGAGAGCGGGCCCGGAGCCCCCTTGCCCCCGCGGGGCGCACCACCGCGCGACGGCCGCTGGGTGGTGTGCGGGTACGGCCGGCTCGGCCGGGAGCTGACCGAGGACCTGCGTGCCGAGGGCATCGACGTGACCGTCATCGACCCCAGCCCGCACGACGACGTGGACGACGTCGTCGTCGCAGGGGGCTTCGAAGCCGATGTGCTGGCGGCGGTGGGGCTCGAGAAAGCCGTGGGTTTCGTCGCGGGGACCGACAACGACATCACCAACCTCTCGCTGGTGGAGACCGCCCGCCGGGTCAATCCCGATCTGTTCCTCGCCGCTCGCCAGAACCGGCCGTCCAGCGCTCCGCTGTTCGCCGCGATGGAGCTCGACGCGCTCCTCGTCCCGACCGAGGAGATCGCGCACGAGGTGTACGCGCAGCTCTCGACGCCGCTGCTCTGGCGCTTCCTCCGCGTGATGCCGGCGCTCGGGGACGCCTGGGCCGAGGCCCTGGTCGACCGGCTCACCGCGCTCTGCGGGCAGCACCTGCAGGCGCTGTGGAAGGTGCGGCTCACCGAGCGGGAGGCCCCGGCCCTGACGCCCTGGCTGGCCTCGGGGGAGGCGCGGCTCGGCGACCTGCTGCGGAACCCGGAGGACCGTGACGAGCCCCTCCACGCAGTGCCGCTGCTCCTGCTGCGTGGCGACGACGCCACGCTGGCGCCGGACTCCGATCACGTCCTGGCGGCCGGGGACGAGCTCCTGCTCGCTGGCTGGCCGGCCGCCCGGCGGGCGCTGGGGGTCACCCTGCTGGTGGACGCCGTCCGCGAGTACGTGGTGACCGGCCGCCGGGTCCCGTCGAGCTGGCTCTGGCGCAGGGTCAGCCGCACCCCCGCGGCGGCGAGCGAGGACACCGGGCCCCGGCCCACCACGCCCACGGCGGTCTGA
- a CDS encoding VOC family protein, whose protein sequence is MTPPTTTAPAPTVWPSVGFTDVDAGIRFLTEGLGFTVTACYRDEDGTVVHAEARWPDGGGVMFGSRGKPGDWGTLGPQGVYVVAAEPATVDAAWERVRGTAGVEVLQELHDTDYGSHEFGVRDPDGNLWTMGTYRGA, encoded by the coding sequence ATGACTCCTCCGACCACCACCGCACCCGCACCCACCGTCTGGCCGAGCGTCGGCTTCACCGACGTCGACGCCGGGATCCGCTTCCTCACCGAGGGGCTCGGCTTCACCGTCACCGCCTGCTACCGCGACGAGGACGGCACCGTCGTGCACGCCGAGGCCCGCTGGCCGGACGGCGGCGGCGTCATGTTCGGCAGCCGCGGCAAGCCCGGCGACTGGGGCACCCTCGGGCCGCAGGGCGTCTACGTCGTCGCGGCCGAGCCGGCCACCGTCGACGCCGCCTGGGAGCGCGTCCGCGGCACGGCCGGGGTCGAGGTGCTGCAGGAGCTGCACGACACCGACTACGGCTCCCACGAGTTCGGCGTCCGCGACCCCGACGGCAACCTCTGGACGATGGGCACCTACCGCGGCGCCTGA
- a CDS encoding AraC family transcriptional regulator, with amino-acid sequence MSLVRHAVPAPLRPFVAAAHGYRSPALPTGLHRGLPSRHLTLVVELAAPLRVSGTGLAVAAHAVVGGLHTRAALIDATRPQEGLQYALTPLAASALLGLPAAELAERTVDLADVLGRAADRLVGDLAAADGWAERFAQLDAALLDRLCGDVAPVPPEVREAWRLVHGSAGRCRVEDLAAHVGWSRRHLSERFRLATGLTPKQAARIARFEATRRLLLDPRRPPLAEVAVRCGYADQPHLAREWRALAGCSVGTWLREELPFVQDSAPAEAAPSPA; translated from the coding sequence GTGTCCCTCGTGCGCCACGCCGTCCCCGCACCGCTGCGCCCGTTCGTCGCGGCGGCGCACGGCTACCGCTCCCCCGCCCTCCCGACGGGGCTGCACCGGGGGCTGCCCTCCCGCCACCTCACGCTGGTCGTCGAGCTGGCCGCACCGCTGCGGGTCAGTGGCACCGGCCTCGCCGTGGCCGCGCACGCCGTGGTCGGCGGCCTGCACACGCGGGCGGCGCTGATCGACGCCACCCGTCCCCAGGAGGGCCTCCAGTACGCCCTCACCCCACTGGCCGCGAGCGCCCTCCTCGGGCTGCCCGCCGCCGAGCTCGCCGAGCGCACCGTCGACCTGGCCGACGTCCTCGGCCGGGCGGCGGACCGGCTCGTCGGCGACCTGGCGGCCGCCGACGGCTGGGCGGAGCGGTTCGCCCAGCTCGACGCCGCACTGCTCGACCGACTCTGCGGCGACGTCGCACCCGTACCGCCCGAGGTCCGCGAGGCCTGGCGGCTGGTGCACGGCAGCGCCGGCCGCTGCCGGGTCGAGGACCTGGCCGCGCACGTCGGGTGGAGCCGCCGGCACCTGAGCGAGCGGTTCCGGCTGGCCACCGGGCTGACGCCCAAGCAGGCGGCGCGGATCGCCCGGTTCGAGGCCACCCGCCGGCTGCTGCTGGACCCGCGGCGTCCGCCGCTGGCCGAGGTCGCCGTCCGGTGCGGCTACGCCGACCAGCCGCACCTGGCCCGGGAGTGGCGGGCCCTCGCCGGGTGCAGCGTGGGGACCTGGCTGCGCGAGGAGCTCCCGTTCGTCCAAGACAGCGCCCCGGCCGAGGCGGCACCCTCCCCGGCATGA
- a CDS encoding phosphatase PAP2 family protein: MLVDSRRALLVSGTLLAGAVVLGLLVALPVTRPAVQAGDDAVWDVAGDVRNDPATAVAVALSWLGSGAVNWPLRVPAIALLAWRRHWLRLAAFALAVLSSELLIGPVKAAYDRDRPPGSLIETSAAAFPSGHAVAGAVTAVGLVLVLARPGPSRWRWEVRAVVFAGLMALSRVYLRAHWLSDTVTGALLGAGLALGWPALLMALRNRIGSPTPPAP, encoded by the coding sequence ATGCTGGTGGACTCGCGGCGCGCCCTGCTGGTCAGCGGCACCCTGCTCGCCGGTGCGGTGGTCCTCGGCCTGCTGGTGGCCCTGCCGGTGACGCGACCGGCCGTGCAGGCGGGGGACGACGCGGTGTGGGACGTCGCCGGCGACGTCCGCAACGACCCGGCGACGGCGGTCGCCGTCGCGCTGTCCTGGCTGGGCAGCGGCGCCGTGAACTGGCCGCTGCGCGTGCCCGCGATCGCCCTGCTGGCCTGGCGGCGGCACTGGCTGCGGCTGGCCGCCTTCGCGCTGGCCGTGCTCAGCAGCGAGCTGCTGATCGGGCCGGTCAAGGCGGCCTACGACCGGGACCGCCCACCCGGCAGCCTGATCGAGACCTCGGCCGCGGCGTTCCCGTCGGGACACGCCGTCGCCGGTGCCGTGACCGCGGTCGGTCTCGTCCTGGTCCTCGCCCGGCCGGGGCCGAGCCGGTGGCGCTGGGAGGTGCGGGCGGTGGTGTTCGCCGGCCTCATGGCGCTCTCGCGGGTCTACCTGCGGGCGCACTGGCTCAGCGACACCGTCACCGGGGCCCTGCTCGGCGCGGGCCTGGCACTGGGGTGGCCGGCCCTGCTCATGGCGCTCCGCAACCGGATCGGCTCCCCGACTCCCCCGGCTCCGTGA
- a CDS encoding glycine betaine ABC transporter substrate-binding protein: MRTDVLERWEGLEPAFDAVSARLTTEALVELNRAVELDGLTPAEAAARWWDGG; this comes from the coding sequence GTGCGCACCGACGTCCTGGAGCGCTGGGAGGGTCTCGAGCCGGCGTTCGACGCGGTCAGCGCCCGGCTGACCACCGAGGCGCTCGTCGAGCTCAACCGCGCCGTGGAGCTCGACGGCCTGACGCCCGCGGAGGCCGCCGCACGGTGGTGGGACGGCGGTTGA